The genomic DNA CGGGACTTGTCGCGACTGGCCTTCACCCCTCGCCCGTACCGTTTACAGACTTTGTGACGACGACAACTCACAAAACGCTTCGCGGCCCTCGCGGTGGGATGATTATGTGCAAAGAAGCGTTCGCTAAACGTATCGATTCGGCGTTATTTCCCGGGACACAAGGGGGGCCGCTGATGCATGTCATCGCCGGAAAGGCGGTCTGCTTTAAGGAGGCGCTTTCTCCGGAATTTCGCACCTACCAGGAACAGATTTTGCGCAACACAAAAGCACTTTGTACCGCAATCCAGCAGCGCGGTTACCGCATCGTCAGCGGTGGAACTGATAACCACCTTTTCTTGGTCGACTTACGCGCAACGCTCCCCGACGTCAGCGGCAAGGATGCCCAGATGGCCCTCGAAAAAGCCAACATTACGCTGAATAAAAATACCGTTCCCGGAGAAACCCGGAGCCCCTTCCAGGCCAGCGGTTTGCGCATTGGCTCTCCCGCAGTTACGACACGGGGTATGAAGGAACCCGAAATGCTCCAAATCGCCGAATTTATCGATACCGTTTTGAGGAATCTCAATAATGACACCATCATTGCTACGGTCCGTGAACGCGTTATTGCACTCACCAAACAATTTCCTCTCCCCTATTAAGCATTGCCAAAACGCAATCATCGGTTAGTGTCGCCAGCGGATGGATGGGAAGTTGTATTGTCAATTCGTTGGTGTTGCCGGTTGGGCGTTATTTTTAGGCATTCTCCCGACGAGGGCTTTGGGATTAAATCCCATGCCCAGGCAGCTCGTTAAAAATATCGGGAAGGAAGCATCGCCGCAGAAACGTGCAGAGGTTTTGGGCAAAAATGCGTTCGAAATTCTTTGGGCCGAGCGCAACGCTTTCTTCAAAAGTATCATTCAACAAGAAACCAGGGAACAATCTACGGAAGCAGCGACTCCAGCACTATCGGTAGCCGCAGAGGTAACAGCCTCGGCGGCCGAAACCGATCCGCCACCGCCGCCAATCTCTGTGCTTTACCGGACGATTTTGAAGAAAAACTTCGCTTATCTTGAGGAAATGTACGGGCAGCCGGTCCCAGCAGATAAACACGACGAGCTCTTCAATGCCGTTCTCGAACAGGTACTGCCATTCGCGGACGCTACCGATCGAATCGATACATTTTTGGCCCCATTCCTCGGCAATTCCCAGGAAGTATTTGAACGCCTCAAGACTATCGCCACGGATTATTCCAAGCATCTGAAGATTACCGATCGCAGCATCTACGGCCCACGATTCGAGCAGTTTTACTACAAAATGAATCTCGAAGGAGGGCGTTTTCAACAGATCGCTCGCGGAGCCTGTGCTAACGAGCTTTTTCGCTACGCTCAGGAGTTTCTTGCGCACGAATACAACGCGATCCATAAACAACACCCCGAGATTGAAACAACTGCAATTACGCAAAATCTCGGCCGCCTTGTGCTCCAAGTCGTACTACCCATCGCCTCACGTTATGGTGTACTGTGGGCAATGTTGGGGAGGTTTCGCAAAAACAATAAGGAAAGTACCGAGGATCTGCAGCGTGAACTAAAGCAAAATGCCCCAGCGCTTGTACACCTCAAACCAACCGATCAGGTGGGGGAAACTTTTTGGTCCCGACAGGCACAACAGGTATTGTCGGATTGCCGTAAAGCCGCTCACGATTACGTCGAAATCTTCCAGAAAAAATCGCTATTCCACAACCTCGGTTCCCCCGTTGATGCGCTTTAAGACTTATTAAAGTCGAGCTCTACCGATTATCTCGTTTCAACGAATTTAGGCAAGCAGTTAGATTTTCCCAAAAGCAAATTCCTCGCCCTGGATTTTTCTCCAGGATGAGGAATTTTGTTATCATTTAATGTTTAACTTTATTCTGCGACCGATGCGCTAGACCCGCGCCACCATTTAGAGAAAGCTTGCGCCTTGTCTTTCGCAGCATTCCAGACTTTATTCGCAGAGCCGCGCCCTGAAATAACCTCCGAGTTTACATCTTGATCAGGAATCCCTGCATCCTTGGCATCTCTCGCGGTATTGGTATCATCCTTAGCGTACCCTAACGTACGCGGAAAGATATAATTGGGATTGTAGTAATCGTACGACACGAGATTACGTGAGCCACCCGGTGTTGAAACTGACTCGTCATCGGGCTCTTCAACAATAGGCTGTACAATGGAGTGAGGCATACCTTGCGCCGAATCGATATCGTTGTCGATTTCCTCAACTGTCGGTCCTGTCGCTTTCATGCCTTCCCATGTGAGCATTTGCTGAGGTTTATTGCCGTGAAACGGCGCAGAGTATGGATTAAATGCGTATCCAGGAGTTGTATTACTCACCGACGGTCTCTGACCTACGAAATTATCGCATGCCGCCTGTACGCCTCCTAAAATGTTGTCTGCCCAATCCCATGGATTGCCTTCCTGTACTACGGTTCCATCACCGCCCTCATTCGGCACAGTCCCATCGGCAAAGTTTTGAAGTCGCTGCAAATAACCACCCGCCCTCGAGAAGAAACTTCCATCATCAACATTCTGTTGGACATTCGTGTCCTCATTGGGTTGCTCTCGTAATACTAGGGCCATTTTGCCTAATTTTTCCGGGATACCCATATCGGGATCTTTCCATATGGCGCCAAGTGATTTCGCTTTGTTGTATGCCCATTGCGCTCCTCTCCACGCCTTATTCGCCATTGTAACAGTCTCTTTGAGTTTCTTCCGAGCTGTTTTTATTCCCTCTCGCGTTTTTGCAACTCCATTGCGGACTTTTTGAAGCATTCCACCGTTATTGGCATCCGATGGTACCAGATGTCCGGATTGGCGTCCACTGAAATTCGGGACGATCGCATAGCTACCGGACACATTGCTTCCGTTCATTACGCCGGAAAAAGCCTGTCGCTTAGAGAACCCTAATTGATACATTGCCCCTGGGGTGGTTATAACGGCACTCATGACGGCATGTTCCCATGTCTCTGGTGAACCGAAAATACGCGCTAGAATCTCATCATCCACTTCCGCATAATCCAGAGGATTGGCTTTCGTTTGATTGTTGGGATGGAAGACGATGTTGCCTCCTCCAATCGAAGGTCCCAGCTCACCTATAATGATCGGAGCACTTTGCTGGTCTAGATGTTCAAAAACTTTCTCAACATCGCGGCTTGTAAATAACGGGGCACCAGGATTGGCGATTTTGTTGCGCAACTCTTCCTGTAAGTATTGTGGAACATTCAGGTTTAATAAAACAGGCTGCTCCGAATCATTGGGATACCAAAAGGCAATCACCCGATCGAGATCACAGGAACCCCACTGCGGATCTGTCGCCTGGAGCTGGCGGATATTTTGAAGGTACTGGTTGAGACCGATGATGAGATACGACACTAAAACAACGGGGAGTGCCCCATAATCCAGGCTTTGAGTGCCGGACATCTGCTTCACATAGGCACAAATCTTGGAAAGAGGTATATGTTTCGTATCTGCGGTATAGCCTAAATTGGAAAATATTTTATTAAAATCGGATTGCTCACTACCACCCCAACATAGCGACTCTAATACGGTCTCAAAGGCTAAGGCTAAGGCATTGCACGTCTGATCTGGTCCCGCATTTTCGAAGGCGCTAACCACGTCGAAGATCTCGATAGTCCCCGTGGACCTCGTCGACACTTTTTTACCCGTAAGATGCTCTAAAACGGAACGTTTGAAAAATTCCGAGATGAGTGGGATCCGGGTACGCCGCTCAGGGGCTTCCATGTAACCGTTTTGCACCAGTTGCGCAATCCACTCTAGTATCTGGATTGGGTTATTCCGGCGCAAATTATGAGCAATTGCTGCCGTGCCATCATTATTGACCTGAGTATACGGAGTCAAAACTGCACATAAAACGGCCTTCCGGACTTGATCAACACTAAAACTCTTGCCCGCAAATGTCGTGCAACCCAAATTTCTTAAAATGGCCGCAATGAGCGCCCCCGCGTTGCTTCGATTGTTGTTGAAAACACCGCTCGGAGTAATGCTGCTGAGAATCTGGTTGAGCTGTCCGCAATTCCACTGCAACATCTTGGATGTATCACGAATCTGCTGATAATATGTCCAATACATTGAGGCCTCCTGAAGCGCCCCTT from Verrucomicrobiota bacterium includes the following:
- a CDS encoding serine hydroxymethyltransferase, encoding MDSQKDLPHVDPEVAAIIEREHQRQEEHLELIASENFTSPAVIQAVGSVLTNKYAEGYPQKRYYGGCEFVDQVESLAIERAKQLFHCEHVNVQPHSGTQANVAVYLSCLSPGDPILTMSLEDGGHLTHGYSKNISGMLYRTTHYGVHRETEFIDYNALEELAKTVQPKLVTIGASAYARTIDFEHVADIAHRHGALLMADIAHIAGLVATGLHPSPVPFTDFVTTTTHKTLRGPRGGMIMCKEAFAKRIDSALFPGTQGGPLMHVIAGKAVCFKEALSPEFRTYQEQILRNTKALCTAIQQRGYRIVSGGTDNHLFLVDLRATLPDVSGKDAQMALEKANITLNKNTVPGETRSPFQASGLRIGSPAVTTRGMKEPEMLQIAEFIDTVLRNLNNDTIIATVRERVIALTKQFPLPY